The Acidobacteriota bacterium genomic sequence AATGCCAACGCGAGGTTGGTTAGGACTTTCAGGTGTTTTGGTCACGAGGTTGAGCCGTAAAAGCGGGAGGTTGCTATACGCAGCAGTACACCAGACCCTTTATTCTTCGTCTTCTTCCTCTTCGTCAAACTCTTCTTCGTCTTCGTCAATCTCTTCGTCTTCTATTTCATCAACCGCATTTTCTTCGACTTGATTGTCTCCATCTTTGCTTGCCGATTTGGATTCATCTTTGAAAATGTATTTAATGTTATGTTTCAAAACCAGGAGATTGGGGCCTTCCGTGCGATGCAGTTTAATGCAGTTTCTGTCGTACCATTCAATGGTGCCGCGCAGTTCTTCGCCGTCCTGTAAAACCATAACCATTTTGGTTCGGTTATCCATCTGTTTTTTGTAATAAAAACTCTCGGCGTGTGTCTGTTCCGGTGGCACGCGTTTACGATTCTGGTCAGACCCTGAACCGCCCCCACGACGCGAATCTCTTTCACCACGTTCGCGGATTTCCGCCAGCGTCGGTCGTATCAATTTTCTATTCATAACACATCCCTCAAAAGGTATTCGGAGTTCTAAACGATGGGTGACGTCGTCACGCATCAGATTATTTACTGCTAACGAGCTAAAAAGATGCGTACCCCCTTAGCGACGCTTAGAAATATTCTTTCTTCAAGCTAATGTTTAGCGAGGTATCGTTCAGAATGACTAGATACTAGCCCATAAAAAAGGCAAAAGTCAAAAGGCAAAAGGCAAAAGGCAAAAATCTAAAAGTGAAAGCAAAATTTGTGGACGATTTCTTTAATTTACCCAGGGGTTTGAAAAAATGATTAATCATGGATTGAGAGCGACAGGTTTATTCAGGCGAATAAAAGCAATTCACCTTTACCGGTTTTTCTATGATTGCTTACATCTCAGGTTGTAATGTTGATTACCCTTAATGCCGGGTTATTGAGGAACTACACTAATGGCGCGAATCCAGAATTCTTCGCCCTCCCTGGTCATAAAGCCAAGCCTGCCGGATGAAAAACTGCTGTCATCCAGTTCGCTGAAGGTGACCGGTTTTTCGGTCGGCGACCCGGTGGATGAAATTCGGTGAACGATTTTTGAACCGACCGCTTCAACGAAGATATGAATCTGGTCATCCTGAATGTCGAGTTTAATCGGCACACGCTCTTCAAATTGTTTGACCATCGCGCCGCCCTTAATTACAAAGCTACGGAAAACTCCGGGGCTGCTTCCTTTGGGTCCGATGAGTTGAAACAGGTAATAATTCTGCTCATCGCGAGCGCGCATCAACCAGACGGCTCCCTTGCGATTATTTTTTGCGAAACTCAGGGTGAATCGCATGGTGAAATCTGTATATTTCCGGTCTTTGAGGAAACCGATTTCCGTTCCTTGCACCACCATAAAGACTTCATTTTTCTTCTGATCTAATTGCCATTTCGTCGCTGTCCAGTTTTGCAGACTGGTGAATTCTTCATTGAATTTCGCCGAAGAGATGACCGGCGTGAGCGGCAATTCCAAGGTTGCATCTTTATCAAGCGCGACCGGTTTTTCCAATTCTTCAAACCGATCATTGACGGCTTTCAAGCGGTATTCGCCGGGCGGAAGTTGAATGGGTAACTCATTGCCCGCGAGTCGCCCTTTGAATTCTCCGTTCACATAAATGTCGGTTCCCGCCTGGCTTTTCACGGTCAATTTAACGAGTCGCGTAGCGAAACGCACAGGGATTTGAATTTTAGTTGCCGCTTCTACATCAACTTCCTGAAGGTCAGTGGTGCCCGACTGGGGATGACGGATTTGAATCGTATAATGACCGGTGCTGAGGTCACGAATCTCAACCAATCGCTCCAGGCGATTCACTTTACCGGCATTCGGTTTTTGCCCGTTGACAAGAATCTGTGCATCATTGCCGATGGGTTCACTAAATTGCAGTTTGATTGAACTGAGCGATGAAACCGTCGGGGTAGTAATCGTTGGATTTGGGTGTCGCGATTCGCGAATCGGTTTTAAATCAAATTCGTAATCTTTACCGGCATCGAAAAAACGAGATTGCACTGCTATCGCGTGACCCGCAAGTTCGGCTTTGACGGCATACTGACCGGCAGGCAGATTGGGGATAACCAATTTGCCGTTGGCAGGAACGGTTTTGGGTGAGAGATTGCCAATAGAAATTTTGGTTCCCGGCAAACTGTTAATCGTGAGAGAAATCGCCAATGATTTGACAGCTATGGAAATCGACGAATACTGACCGCCGTAGACATTCACCGGATAAGTGGATTCGGCAAAACTGGGATGTTTGATTTTGACTTTATGTGCGGCTTCGTCAACATCGCGTAATTCGACTTTATTGGCGGTCACTTTTATCGGCGTCACCGGACGCTCATCCAGAGTGATTTGCAATTGCTTATCGTCGGCGCTCAGTGAACCTAAATCAATGGAGATGGTTCCAAGCGAAGATACCAATTCGGCATCCCGGTCAATCAGCGTTCCCTGACGGATGGAGATGGGGCGCTTCCAGCTTTTATATTTCCCGCCCGCGGTTATTTCGATTTCATATTCGCCCGGCGCAAGTTGTAATTCCAGCCGTCGATTTTGAATGGTTTTGCTCAATGCCTCTTTGCCTTGCGCTTTGATGATGACCTGTGCGGTCGGCACATTCGTTGTGAGCACCAGCATTCCGGTGGTCGGAACATTGAGCAGATTCGTGGTTTTTGCCGCAAGCGATAGCATTTTGATTTCGCCGCCTTCAACTGTCAGGCTTCTTTCCAAAACCACTTCACTGCCGCGCATGATTTTTAATTTGCGGGTGCCTTCTTCAATATCTCTGATGCGACATTGATTGGGCGTATCGCTGACGGCGGCAAACTTGACGTTTTGTTCGTCGATGAAAATCTGCAAGCTTTTATCGGTGGCTTTCAACTCGCCGAGGTCGATTTGCACGGAACCGAGCGCCGATTCGAGATTGACTTCCACAGGATTATTGCTGCCGCGTTTCAGGGTCAGGTTGCTTGTCCATTTGCGGTAGCCTTTTGCGGTCAATTCAATTTGATAGGTTCCCGGATTGAGGTTTTTTTCCAGACGATTTCCGGTCAGGGTTTCTTCAAGGATGGGTTTGCCATTGGCTTTGACCAGAATTGTAGGAGCCGGGATATTCGAGATGACTTGCAAATATCCCATCATCACTCGCGAAGGGTTATGGGCGATAATGAATTTACTCGATAGTTCGGATGGCCCGATGGTAATTTCCGGTTTCTGTACTTCTATGCGTTTATCTAATAATTGACTTTGCGCAATCTGCGGAACCCGCCGTTCAATAAATCTTTTCAATTCGCCCAAAGTGACGTCGCCATCCTCATTGGTGGCTTCTTCCAAACCCTGTACCAGAGCGGAGGTGAAAAAGCCTTCACCATTGGCTTCCATCGCTTCCTGTCCGGGACTTGCGGCAAACATCTGCGCATATAATCCGACTTTGGTGATGCGGTCTCTGGCGTACAAATTCGGCATGTAAACTTTAGCGTCCTGATTGACTCGCAGTCCTCGACTTTCAGGAGAATTGCGGCAGGCATCCATAATGAAGATGATTTGTTTGGGCTGCATCATGCCGATTTGTTCTTGTATGTAATCACGACTCAAAGCGGTTTGTTCGAGGGTCGGCAGGTTTGCCACGATTCCATCCATCGGCAGAATGTAACCGCGATTGTTCATCTCATACCCGTGACCGATGAAGGCAATCAGTAACAGATCGTTTCCTTGAAGATTTTTTTGGAAAGCGACGATTTGTCTGATGATGTTATTTTTTGTCGGTCTCAGCGCCGGGTTGATCTGATTGGAGGTCAGCAACGTGATATTGCGTTTGGGAAATGCGGCAAATTTGACGAGCGCCTCTGCAAGTCGATTGGCATCTTCATTGGGAGCCGAAAGTTGACGAATCGGCGGTTCGTAATCATTCACCCCGACAATTAACGCGAAACGGTGTTCATCTTCTTTGGTGAGTTTCGCGAATATATCCGGGGATGAAGATTCCGGCTCGATTTTGATGGCGCGCTGCTGATTCGTTGGCTTGGATTTGCTTTGCGGCGTCAGAGAAGTTCTGGAAGTCGGCTTATTGGTTT encodes the following:
- a CDS encoding caspase family protein, giving the protein MKTALLRLSILTTALLLSASLIAVLPSWFNGVLAQTNKPTSRTSLTPQSKSKPTNQQRAIKIEPESSSPDIFAKLTKEDEHRFALIVGVNDYEPPIRQLSAPNEDANRLAEALVKFAAFPKRNITLLTSNQINPALRPTKNNIIRQIVAFQKNLQGNDLLLIAFIGHGYEMNNRGYILPMDGIVANLPTLEQTALSRDYIQEQIGMMQPKQIIFIMDACRNSPESRGLRVNQDAKVYMPNLYARDRITKVGLYAQMFAASPGQEAMEANGEGFFTSALVQGLEEATNEDGDVTLGELKRFIERRVPQIAQSQLLDKRIEVQKPEITIGPSELSSKFIIAHNPSRVMMGYLQVISNIPAPTILVKANGKPILEETLTGNRLEKNLNPGTYQIELTAKGYRKWTSNLTLKRGSNNPVEVNLESALGSVQIDLGELKATDKSLQIFIDEQNVKFAAVSDTPNQCRIRDIEEGTRKLKIMRGSEVVLERSLTVEGGEIKMLSLAAKTTNLLNVPTTGMLVLTTNVPTAQVIIKAQGKEALSKTIQNRRLELQLAPGEYEIEITAGGKYKSWKRPISIRQGTLIDRDAELVSSLGTISIDLGSLSADDKQLQITLDERPVTPIKVTANKVELRDVDEAAHKVKIKHPSFAESTYPVNVYGGQYSSISIAVKSLAISLTINSLPGTKISIGNLSPKTVPANGKLVIPNLPAGQYAVKAELAGHAIAVQSRFFDAGKDYEFDLKPIRESRHPNPTITTPTVSSLSSIKLQFSEPIGNDAQILVNGQKPNAGKVNRLERLVEIRDLSTGHYTIQIRHPQSGTTDLQEVDVEAATKIQIPVRFATRLVKLTVKSQAGTDIYVNGEFKGRLAGNELPIQLPPGEYRLKAVNDRFEELEKPVALDKDATLELPLTPVISSAKFNEEFTSLQNWTATKWQLDQKKNEVFMVVQGTEIGFLKDRKYTDFTMRFTLSFAKNNRKGAVWLMRARDEQNYYLFQLIGPKGSSPGVFRSFVIKGGAMVKQFEERVPIKLDIQDDQIHIFVEAVGSKIVHRISSTGSPTEKPVTFSELDDSSFSSGRLGFMTREGEEFWIRAISVVPQ